A genomic region of Chionomys nivalis chromosome 12, mChiNiv1.1, whole genome shotgun sequence contains the following coding sequences:
- the Tinf2 gene encoding TERF1-interacting nuclear factor 2, giving the protein MAPPPGVGPASLRFAAAASWQVVRQRRVEHFPRVVEFLQFLRAAAPGLVCYRHHERLCIGLKAKVVVELILQEQPWVRVLKALDHHFPESRAEPLDPKTKRQDRKILEARENFCMQVKHLSKAEDLASSLPELKQDYGESFLVAMERLLFEYLCQLEKALPTVKAQELQDALSWLQPDCSVTSSVALRHYGMNMGWPFPESSASGSVNLTESVEQSPHQQAEPALHSPLPKAKPGLHQPASREHPEHLAGSRFNLAPLGKRKLRSQWTSAKGCHKERPTVMLFPFRNMDLMAQNSSNWKSREEHGVDTAGSVGTKTVSTGKSKTASQTTGKRAPEESLPDIPAAEQMEDSVNCYMDPLRLSLSPPRPKKPVAVQSPSLCGSVITIGDRVLDSDEEENNQREKESLKNYQKTKYGTFIPMFCDYMPESCLFVPDKIANSRAL; this is encoded by the exons ATGGCGCCTCCTCCGGGGGTGGGTCCCGCGTCTCTGCGGTTTGCAGCCGCCGCCAGCTGGCAGGTCGTCCGCCAACGTCGCGTGGAGCACTTCCCCAGAGTGGTAGAGTTTCTGCAGTTCCTGCGCGCAGCCGCTCCCGGCTTGGTTTGCTACCGACACCACGAACGGCTGTGTATAGGCCTAAAAGCCAAG GTGGTGGTGGAGTTGATCCTGCAGGAGCAACCCTGGGTCCGGGTCCTGAAGGCCCTGGATCATCACTTCCCAGAGTCCAGAGCAGAACCACTGGACCCTAAAACT AAAAGGCAAGATAGGAAAATTTTGGAAGCCCGGGAGAATTTTTGCATGCAAGTGAAGCACCTGTCAAAGGCTGAGGATTTGGCCTCGAGCCTGCCG gaactcaaacaagacTATGGGGAATCCTTTCTGGTTGCCATGGAAAGGCTGTTGTTTGAATACTTGTGTCAGCTAGAAAAAGCACTGCCTACAGTCAAGGCACAAGAG CTTCAGGATGCCCTAAGTTGGCTTCAGCCTGACTGTTCTGTCACCTCTTCTGTTGCTTTGCGCCACTATGGTATGAATATGGGATGGCCATTTCCAG AGAGCTCTGCTTCTGGCTCAGTGAATCTGACAGAATCCGTGGAACAGAGTCCTCATCAGCAAGCAGAACCAGCACTCCACAGTCCTCTGCCTAAAGCTAAGCCTGGCCTTCACCAGCCAGCTTCACGGGAGCACCCAGAACATTTAGCTGGCAGCCGCTTTAACCTTGCCCCTCTAGGGAAGCGAAAATTGCGATCACAGTGGACATCTGCAAAGGGATGTCATAAAGAGCGGCCTACAGTCATGCTGTTCCCCTTTAGGAATATGGACTTAATGGCCCAAAATTCATCTAACTGGAAAAGCAGGGAAGAGCATGGAGTGGACACAGCGGGTTCTGTGGGTACAAAAACAGTCTCCACTGGGAAATCCAAGACTGCATCTCAGACCACGGGGAAAAGGGCTCCAGAAGAGAGCCTCCCTGACATACCTGCTGCAGAGCAAATGGA GGACTCTGTGAATTGCTACATGGATCCTCTGAGACTGTCATTATCACCTCCTAGACCGAAGAAACCAG TCGCAGTGCAGTCTCcgtctctgtgtggctctgttaTTACCATAGGGGACAGGGTTTTGGACTCTGATGAGGAAGAAAATAACCAGAGGGAAAAG GAGTCTCTGAAAAACTATCAGAAGACAAAGTATGGCACCTTTATCCCCATGTTTTGTGACTACATGCCCGAGTCCTGCCTGTTCGTTCCTGACAAGATAGCCAATTCTAGGGCCCTGTGA
- the Rabggta gene encoding geranylgeranyl transferase type-2 subunit alpha — MHGRLKVKTSEEQAEAKRLEREQKLKLYQSATQAVFQKRQAGELDESVLELTSQILGANPDFATLWNCRREVLQQLETQKSPEELDALVKAELGFLESCLRVNPKSYGTWHHRCWLLSRLPEPNWARELELCARFLEVDERNFHCWDYRRFVAAQAAVAPAEELAFTDSLITRNFSNYSSWHYRSCLLPQLHPQPDSGPQGRLPENVLLKELELVQNAFFTDPNDQSAWFYHRWLLGRAEPQDVLRCLHVSRDEACLSVCFSRPLIVGSRMGTLLLMVDEAPLSVEWRTPDGRNRASHVWLCDLPAASLNDQLPQHTFRVIWTASDAQKECVLFKGRQECWCRDSATDEQLFRCELSVEKSTVLQSELESCKELQELEPENKWCLLTIILLMRALDPLLYEKETLQYFHTLKAVDPMRAAYLDDLRSKFLLENSVLRMEYAEVRVLHLAHKDLTVLCHLEQLLLVTHLDLSHNRLRALPPALGALRCLEVLQASDNALESLDGVANLPRLQELLLCNNRLHQSATLQPLASCPRLVLLDLQGNSLCQEQGISERLAEMLPSVSSILT; from the exons ATG CATGGGCGCCTGAAGGTGAAGACGTCCGAAGAGCAGGCAGAAGCTAAAAGGCTAGAACGGGAGCAGAAGCTGAAGCTCTACCAGTCAGCCACACAAGCTGTCTTCCAGAAG CGGCAGGCTGGTGAGCTGGACGAGTCAGTGCTAGAACTGACAAGCCAGATTCTGGGAGCCAACCCTGATTTTGCCACCCTCTGGAACTGTCGCCGAGAAGTGCTCCAGCAGCTAGAAACCCAGAA GTCCCCTGAGGAGTTGGATGCTCTTGTGAAAGCAGAGCTAGGCTTCCTAGAGAGCTGTCTGCGCGTGAACCCCAAGTCCTATGGCACCTGGCACCACCGCTGCTGGCTTCTAAGCCGCCTGCCTGAGCCCAACTGGGCCCGAGAGCTGGAACTGTGTGCTCGCTTCCTTGAAGTTGATGAGCGGAACT TTCATTGCTGGGACTATCGGCGGTTTGTCGCTGCGCAGGCTGCTGTAGCGCCTGCAGAGGAGCTAGCCTTCACTGATAGCCTCATCACCCGGAACTTCTCCAACTACTCCTCCTGGCACTACCGCTCCTGCCTCTTGCCCCAGCTGCACCCCCAGCCAGACTCGGGCCCACAGGGACGCCTCCCTGAAAACGTACTGCTGAAAG AGCTGGAGTTGGTGCAAAATGCCTTCTTTACTGACCCCAACGATCAGAGTGCCTGGTTCTATCACCGCTGGCTCCTCGGTCGGG CGGAGCCGCAGGACGTTCTGCGCTGCCTGCACGTGAGCCGGGATGAGGCCTGTCTGTCGGTCTGCTTTTCTCGTCCTCTAATA GTGGGCTCCAGGATGGGGACTTTGCTACTCATGGTTGATGAGGCGCCTCTGAGTGTGGAGTGGAGGACTCCAGATGGCAGGAACCGGGCCAGCCATGTCTGG CTGTGTGACCTGCCCGCCGCCTCTCTCAATGACCAGCTGCCCCAGCACACGTTCCGTGTCATCTGGACAGCAAGTGATGCCCAGAAGGAGTGTGTGCTCTTTAAAG GCCGCCAGGAGTGCTGGTGCCGGGACTCAGCCACTGATGAGCAGCTATTCAG GTGTGAGCTGTCGGTGGAAAAGTCCACAGTGCTGCAGTCTGAGCTTGAATCCTGTAAGGAGCTGCAGGAGCTGGAGCCTGAAAATAAAT GGTGCCTGCTGACCATCATCCTGCTGATGCGGGCCCTGGACCCCCTCCTCTATGAGAAAGAGACGCTGCAATACTTCCACACCCTCAAA GCTGTGGACCCAATGAGAGCAGCGTACTTGGATGACCTGCGCAGCAAGTTCCTGCTGGAGAACAGCGTCCTCAGGATGGAGTATGCTGAGGTGCGCGTGCTCCACCTGGCTCACAAG GATCTGACAGTGCTCTGCCACCTGGAGCAGCTGCTCTTGGTCACTCATCTCGACCTGTCACATAATCGTCTCCGAGCCCTGCCCCCAGCCCTAGGTGCTCTGCGCTGTCTTGAG GTGCTGCAGGCCAGTGATAATGCCCTAGAGTCCTTGGACGGTGTGGCTAACCTTCCCCGGCTGCAGGAGCTGTTACTATGCAATAACC GCCTCCATCAGTCTGcaactctccagcctcttgcctCTTGCCCCAGGCTAGTCCTCCTCGACCTGCAGGGCAACTCACTGTGCCAAGAACAGGGCATCTCGGAGCGTTTGGCTGAAATGCTGCCTTCCGTCAGCAGTATCCTCACCTAG
- the Tgm1 gene encoding protein-glutamine gamma-glutamyltransferase K: MEGPRSDTGRWGWNPWQPPTTPSPEPEPEPDRRSRSRRGGGRSFWARCCGCCSCGNRADDDWGPEPSGSRSRGSSSRGGRRPESRGSAVNAAGDGTIREGMLVVTGVDLLCSRSDQNRREHHTDEFEYDELIVRRGQPFHMILILNREYESSDRIALELLIGNSPEVGKGTHVIIPVGRGGSDGWKAQVTKTSGHNVNLRVHTSPNAIIGKFQLTVRTRSEAGEFQLPFDPRNEIYILFNPWCPEDLVYVDHEDWRQEYVLNESGRIYYGTEAQIGERTWNYGQFDHGVLDACLYILDRRGMPYGGRGDPVSVCRVISAMVNSLDDNGVLIGNWTGDYSRGTNPSAWVGSVEILLSYLRTGYSVPYGQCWVFAGVTTTVLRCLGLATRTVTNFNSAHDTDTSLTMDIYFDENMKPLEHLNHDSVWNFHVWNDCWMKRPDLPSGFDGWQVVDATPQETSSGIFCCGPCSVESIKNGLVYMKYDTPFIFAEVNSDKVYWQRQDDGSFKIVYVEEKAIGTLIVTKAISSNMREDITHIYKHPEGSEAERRAVEKAAAHGSKPNVYATRDSAEDVAMQVEAQDAVMGQDLAVSVVLTNRGSSRRTVKLHLYLSVTYYTGVTGPTFKETKKEVALAPGASDSVTMPVSYKEYRAHLVDQGAMLLNVSGHVKESGQVLAKQHTFRLRTPDLSLTLLGAAVVGQECEVQIVFKNPLPTTLTNVVFRLEGSGLQRPKVLNVGDIGGNETVTLRQTFVPVRPGPRQLIASLDSPQLSQVHGVIQVDVAPASGGGGFSDAGGDSRLEESIPMASRGGA, encoded by the exons ATGGAAGGTCCTCGCTCAGACACGGGCCGCTGGGGTTGGAACCCCTGGCAGCCCCCTACCACCCCGTCGCCGGAGCCGGAGCCAGAGCCAGACAGACGCTCGCGTTCCCGCCGAGGAGGAGGCCGCTCCTTCTGGGCtcgctgctgtggctgctgctccTGCGGGAACAGAGCTGATGATGACTGGGGGCCTGAACCTTCTGGCTCCAGAAGCCGAGGGTCCAGCTCCCGGGGCGGCCGGAGACCTGAGTCTCGGGGCAGTGCTGTGAACGCAGCTGGAGATGGCACCATCCGAG AGGGAATGCTGGTTGTGACTGGTGTGGATCTACTGTGTTCACGCTCGGACCAGAACCGCCGAGAGCACCACACGGATGAGTTTGAGTATGATGAGCTGATTGTGCGCCGCGGGCAGCCCTTCCACATGATCCTCATCCTGAACCGAGAATATGAGTCCTCTGATCGCATTGCCCTCGAACTTCTCATCG GAAACAGTCCTGAGGTGGGCAAGGGTACCCACGTGATCATCCCAGTGGGCAGAGGGGGCAGTGATGGCTGGAAGGCCCAAGTGACCAAGACCAGTGGACACAACGTAAACCTGCGCGTCCATACCTCCCCTAATGCCATCATCGGCAAATTTCAACTCACTGTCCGCACACGCTCTGAAGCTGGAGAGTTCCAGTTGCCCTTTGACCCCCGCAATGAGATCTACATCCTCTTCAACCCCTGGTGCCCAG AGGACTTGGTGTATGTGGACCATGAGGACTGGCGGCAAGAATATGTGCTTAATGAATCTGGAAGAATCTACTATGGGACAGAAGCACAGATTGGCGAACGGACCTGGAATTATGGCCAG TTTGATCACGGGGTGCTGGATGCCTGTCTGTACATCCTGGATCGAAGGGGAATGCCATATGGAGGTCGTGGGGACCCAGTCAGTGTCTGCCGGGTCATCTCTGCCATG GTGAACTCCCTGGATGACAACGGAGTCCTGATTGGAAACTGGACTGGAGATTACTCTCGAGGCACCAACCCCTCAGCGTGGGTGGGCAGCGTGGAGATCCTGCTTAGCTACCTGCGCACTGGCTATTCTGTCCCCTATGGCCAGTGCTGGGTCTTTGCTGGTGTTACCACCACAG TGCTGCGATGCCTGGGCCTTGCTACCCGCACTGTCACCAACTTCAACTCCGCACACGACACAGACACGTCCCTCACCATGGACATCTACTTTGATGAGAACATGAAACCTCTTGAGCATCTGAACCACGATTCTGTTTG GAACTTCCATGTGTGGAATGACTGCTGGATGAAGAGGCCAGATCTGCCCTCAGGCTTTGACGGGTGGCAGGTTGTGGATGCTACACCCCAGGAGACCAGCAGTG GCATCTTCTGCTGTGGCCCCTGCTCCGTGGAGTCCATCAAGAATGGCTTAGTCTACATGAAGTATGACACGCCCTTCATTTTCGCCGAG GTTAACAGTGATAAGGTGTACTGGCAGCGACAGGATGATGGCAGCTTCAAGATTGTGTATGTAGAGGAAAAAGCCATTGGCACGCTCATTGTCACAAAGGCAATCAGCTCCAATATGCGGGAGGACATCACACACATCTATAAGCACCCAGAAG GCTCAGAAGCAGAGCGGAGGGCAGTGGAGAAGGCTGCCGCCCATGGCAGCAAGCCCAATGTGTATGCCACCCGGGACTCTGCTGAGGACGTGGCAATGCAGGTGGAGGCACAGGACGCTGTGATGGGACAGGATCTGGCAGTCTCCGTGGTGCTGACCAATCGTGGCAGTAGCCGCCGCACCGTAAAGCTGCACCTCTACCTCTCTGTTACCTACTACACTGGTGTCACTGGGCCTACCTTCAAGGAGACCAAGAAGGAAGTGGCACTAGCCCCAGGAGCCT CGGACTCTGTGACCATGCCTGTGAGCTATAAGGAATACAGGGCCCACCTTGTGGACCAGGGGGCAATGTTGCTCAATGTCTCAGGTCACGTCAAGGAAAGTGGGCAGGTATTAGCTAAGCAGCACACCTTCCGCTTGCGCACCCCAGACCTCTCTCTTACG TTACTGGGAGCAGCAGTAGTTGGCCAGGAATGTGAAGTACAGATCGTGTTCAAGAACCCCCTGCCCACCACCCTTACCAACGTCGTTTTCCGGCTTGAAGGTTCTGGGTTACAGAGACCCAAGGTCCTCAACGTTGG GGATATCGGGGGCAACGAGACAGTCACACTGCGCCAGACATTTGTGCCTGTGCGGCCAGGCCCCCGCCAGCTCATTGCCAGTCTGGACAGCCCACAGCTCTCCCAAGTGCATGGTGTCATCCAAGTGGACGTGGCCCCAGCCTCTGGAGGCGGTGGTTTCTCAGATGCTGGAGGTGACAGCCGCCTAGAAGAGAGCATACCAATGGCATCTCGAGGTGGAGCTTAG